One region of Gossypium raimondii isolate GPD5lz chromosome 6, ASM2569854v1, whole genome shotgun sequence genomic DNA includes:
- the LOC105773549 gene encoding uncharacterized protein LOC105773549 — translation MSSHHLSELDSTTDSVASSPRSEHHAPHDARVRFMCSFGGKILPRPHDNQLRYAGGDTRIVAIHRSTSFAAILTKLSKLSGIANVSVKYQLPNEDLDALISVTTDEDLENMMEEYDRLAQNHNPRLRIFLFSKGEDSRTSSISSLLDGSVNREHWFLDALNSGANASGLERGRSEVSSIVSEVPDYLFGLDNSDEAQPRGPKLSTRQLLHENVSVSDPGSPAPVVSSSPFCSTSSAPVVIPSMPDLPPVKTKPDNPEPGFESKQNQTESLVEQPVLQPTAYSGSPMWHYIPGSHYSVPPAQQIPVYYVPGPAQSGNPQVQPVQIRPQYVQQYPMSTGQIPVGYHQPVAGVGQAYRPVTHVDPYDPALRVAPDGVKQPIYYGVRNAGPVPVYSGMVVPGGEELGRSGSDSTQSRVSQEGR, via the exons ATGTCGTCTCACCACCTCTCTGAGTTGGACTCCACCACCGATTCCGTCGCGTCCTCTCCACGCTCCGAGCACCATGCTCCTCATGATGCCCGTGTACGGTTCATGTGCAGTTTCGGCGGAAAGATCCTTCCACGTCCACATGATAATCAGCTCCGTTATGCCGGTGGTGATACCCGCATCGTTGCCATCCATCGTTCCACCTCCTTCGCAGCCATCCTCACAAAGCTCTCTAAACTCTCAG GAATTGCCAACGTGAGTGTTAAGTATCAGCTTCCAAACGAGGATCTTGACGCGTTGATTTCAGTGACGACCGATGAGGATCTCGAGAACATGATGGAAGAATATGATCGGCTAGCACAGAATCATAACCCTCGGTTGcggatttttcttttctccaaaGGCGAAGACTCTCGAACCAGTAGCATCAGCTCACTTTTGGACGGTTCGGTTAATCGTGAGCACTGGTTCTTAGACGCTCTTAACAGTGGAGCCAATGCATCTGGTCTCGAACGCGGCCGTTCCGAGGTTTCCTCGATTGTATCGGAGGTACCCGATTATTTATTCGGGTTGGATAACTCCGATGAGGCCCAACCCCGTGGCCCGAAATTAAGTACACGTCAGCTCTTGCATGAGAATGTCTCGGTTTCGGACCCGGGTTCGCCGGCCCCGGTTGTTTCTTCATCGCCCTTTTGTTCCACCTCATCAGCTCCAGTTGTTATACCTTCAATGCCAGATCTGCCACCGGTTAAGACTAAACCAGATAACCCCGAACCGGGTTTTGAGTCAAAGCAGAATCAAACAGAGAGCTTGGTGGAGCAACCCGTTTTGCAGCCAACGGCATATTCGGGTAGTCCCATGTGGCACTATATTCCGGGTTCTCATTACTCTGTACCTCCCGCTCAACAAATACCTGTATATTATGTTCCGGGTCCAGCTCAATCCGGAAATCCGCAGGTTCAACCTGTTCAAATCCGGCCACAGTATGTCCAGCAGTATCCAATGTCAACGGGTCAAATACCGGTTGGGTATCATCAGCCGGTTGCTGGTGTGGGTCAAGCATACAGGCCAGTAACGCACGTGGACCCTTATGATCCCGCATTAAGAGTGGCTCCTGATGGTGTGAAACAACCTATATATTATGGAGTTAGAAATGCGGGTCCAGTGCCAGTTTACTCAGGAATGGTGGTGCCGGGTGGGGAGGAATTGGGTAGAAGCGGGTCGGATTCAACACAGAGTCGGGTCTCGCAAGAAGGCCGGTAA